The window ACAACGGCAAGCGGGTATTTAGAATTTTCAATTAACGCAAAGAGCTCAGTTGCAGGGGTATCTAGTTTAACTTTAACTATATCTGTATCAACAATATCACTAATAATATTTTTTTCTTTATTTATGTTTTTGGCTACATCTCCCACATTAACAATACCAATTACCCTATGATCTTTATCAAGAACAAATAGAGTTGATAGATTGTTTTTTCTCATCTTGCGTAAGACTGATTTAG is drawn from Deferribacterota bacterium and contains these coding sequences:
- a CDS encoding CBS domain-containing protein, with amino-acid sequence KSVLRKMRKNNLSTLFVLDKDHRVIGIVNVGDVAKNINKEKNIISDIVDTDIVKVKLDTPATELFALIENSKYPLAVVDDDDHLKGVIIKGSLISMLSKEVSTSGD